Sequence from the Litorilinea aerophila genome:
GACTATCTGGCAGCCATCTATCGACTTTCCCAGGATACGGAGAAGGTGACCACCAGCGCGCTGGCTGAGACCATGAGCGTTTCCCCGGCAGCAGCCAGCAGCATGCTCAAACGACTGCAAGATTCTGGTTTTGTGGAGCGCTCCAACACCGACGGTATCACCCTCACGGAGCAGGGCCGGCTGGCCGCTTTGCAGCTCATTCGTCGTCATCGCCTGTTGGAAGTTTTCTTGATCAAGGTGATGGGGTTTACCTGGGATCAGGTGGATGTAGAAGCCCATCGTCTGGAGCATGCCATCAGCGCCGCCTTCGAAGACCGAATGGACCGGCTCTGTGGCTACCCAACCCATTGTCCCCACGGCGATCCCATTCCCCGCAAAGATGGCACCATGCCCGAAGAGCATCTCATCTCCCTGACCGAGATGGAGCCCGGCCAGTTGGGCGTCCTGAGGCGGGTGGGGATCAAAAATGCCAGTGTGCTCCGCTATCTGAGCCAGCTCACCCTGACCCCGGGCCGGGTAGTGAAGGTGGTGGAGATCGCTCCCTTTAACGGTCCCGTCACCCTGGAGCTGGCGTCCCCACACAACGGAAACGGAGAGGACAGCGGCGGTCAACGCCCCACCCAGATCTTGGGCCGGGAATTGGCCGAACAGCTCTTCGTGATCCCTCAGCCTGCCCCGCAGGCGGAGCCCGACGCAACCCCGGCGCCAACCTCCCTCTGAGGGGCAGCAACCATGGCTCAGATCCGATACGAAGCCGCCGGCGGCATTGTCATCCAGGATGGCTGCATGCTCCTCCTGGATCGGCCCAGCCGGAATGAGGTGCGCCTGCCCAAGGGCCACATCGAGCCTGGGGAAAGCCCGGCAGAGGCAGCCCTTCGGGAAACCCGGGAGGAGACAGGATATGGCCAGCTGGAAATTTGGGACGATCTGGGCTGCCAGCAGGTGGAGTTTGATTACCGGGGCAACCATTACCTCCGCACCGAATATTACTTCCTGATGGGGCTGGCCGGACCGGACAGGGTGCCGCGGCCGCCTGACGATCAGGCCGACTTCACCCCCATCTGGGTCCCCCTGGAGGAGGCCGTTGCCCGGCTGACCTTTGATTCGGAGAAGGCCATGGCCGAGCGGGCCATCGCTGCCTATCGCCGGCGCCAGACGAACTCCTCCGCCGCGTAAAAAAGAGCGCGTAAAGAAACGCGTAAGAAAAGGAACGCGTAAGAAAGATGAAGAAAAAGAAACGGCAACGACAAAAAGCCGGGCACGTCTGACGCCCCGGCCGCTGTCGCTTGCCGTTTTTGGGTAGTTCTCAGTTCCGATACCGGTAGGTGATGCGCCCCTTGGTCAGATCGTACGGGCTCATCTCCACCTTGACCCGGTCGCCCAACAACACGCGGATATAATACTTACGCATCTTGCCGGAAAGATAGGCCAGAACGGTGTGGCCATTCTCCAGCTCGACGCGAAACATCGCGTTGGGCAGGGTATCGACGACTTTTCCTTCTAATACAATTGTTTCTTCTGCCATGAAACTCCATTCACAGGCGATGCCTGTCCATTCTTTCTCAAAGGTTTCCTTTGATGCTCACTTCGACTTCTAAAGCGTGTATCGCCCCTGGTCTGGATACCGGAAACACGGGCAAAGCACTTTGCCCGTGCCAGCCTATGGCTTCAAACGATAGCAGCCAACCTTATGACGCTTGTTTCGGGGAGAATGTTGCAACATTCTCCCCGAATGAATTGTTCCGCGAAAACTCAAATTGTTTGGCGAGCAATTGTTGGACACGCGATCGTCAGGTGGCGGCCGGCCTGATCAGGCGTTACCGGCCCGCCGGGCCGCGCGCTGGGCCTTGCGGATCGCTTTCTGCCGCTTGATGCGCTTGATCTCGCTCTTGGACGTGAACCAGCGCTTCTGGCGGACGATGGGCAAGATGCGGGCCTCAGCAACAGCTTTCCGGAAACGCTTCAGCAAACTTTCCTGAGACTCGCCTGGTCGCAGTTCGACGCTAATGGGAATCACCTCCCTTCCAAGTGGATATCAACAACTGCCCTCGGACGAACGGTCATGGAATTCAGGCCACCGTTGGCCCTTCACCTTCTCCTGACGAACAGAACCTGTCAGAGTGGTTCGGTGCCTCTGACAGGTCTGTAGACGCCATACTCAGGGCCGATGGTCCTGCCTTCTCTCGGTTATTATACTGTACTTCACCGGACTGGGGCAAAAAAACAGAGTGGACCCGGCGTTCACCCCGGGTGAAAGTGCTGCTCTGGACCACTTCATGGGGAAGTTCAGTCAACTGGATTCTGGGCGAAGCCGGAATGCGGAACACTGCTCTCGGCAGGGCCCCCGCGATGGGCGCCTGGCCCTACCTATGAGCTGTGCCATCATTGCTGGAGGTTTCGCTGCCCTCCCCTTCTTCCCGGTACAGCACCTGGCGAATGCTCAGCCCAACCCGTTGCCGGCGTCGGTCCACCCGCAGGACTTTGACGTGAACCTTATCGCCCACCTGCACGGTTTTCAGGGGCTCTGCCACCGTGATGTCGGCCAGCTCGCTGATGTGGATCAGACCTTCGATGCCTGGCTCCAGTTGGGCAAAGGCGCCGAAGTCCACCACCCGGGTGATGGTGGCGGGCACGATGTCGCCAGGATGGTAGCGTTCTTCCACCGTGTCCCAGGGGTTGGGGAGAAGTCGCTTCCGGCTGAGGGCAATCCGCTGGTTTTCCGGGTCCATGCGGATGACCTGGACCTGGATCTTCTGGCCCACTTCCAGCACATCCCGGGGGTGGCTGACCTGGGCCCAGCCGATCTCACTGACGTGGAGCAGGCCGTCCGCCCCGCCGATGTCCACAAAGGCGCCAAAGGGGCGCATGCTGCGCACTTCCCCTTCGATGATGTCGCCCACCTGGACGGTGCGGAAGAGCTCTTCCCGGCGCTGGCTCTGCAGTTCCCGTTCGGCCAGGGATTCAGACATGACCAGCCGCCGTCGCCGCCGCTCCACTTCGATCACCTTGAGGCGCAGCTCCCGGCCGATGTGCTTTTCCAGCTCTGCCCGGCGTTGTTCTTCATTCAGGTTGCGGGGCATATTGACGATGTGGGAGGCCGGAACAAACCCGCGCAGGTGGTTGAACTCGACGGTCAGGCCGCCTTTGTTGTAGCCGACAACCTTGTGAACTGTGATCTCGCCACTCTCCAACAGCTCCTGGGCCAGGAGCCAATCTTTCTGTTGGAGGGCATCGGCAATGCTGAGCAGGAAGATGCCGTCGTCGTCTGGCTGCCGGCTGACGACCACGTCGATGGTCTGCCCTTCCCGCAGGCTTTTGACAAATGCCGGGTCGAGACGTGCTAAGTCCGACTGGGGAACAACGCCATCCCGCTTGCTGCCCACATTGACCAGTAACTCACTCGGCCGAATTTCGACGATGACGCCCTGACGCAGGTCACCACGGCCGGGGAGATCAAAGTCCAGCTCTTCTTCCAGGTATCGCTCGAATTCTGCCAGGTCGAGGTTGTTTGTGTTAGAAGGTTCTTGTGCCTGATGGGTGTCGCCGGCGCCCTGAGCCTCAGAATTGAATTGCTCCGAATCTGACATCTTCAAACTTGCTCCAGAATGCTTGTGAGTGGCGAGGGAGGCGCGATGCCAATTGCCAGAGGAATGTGTCTGTAGCGCGCGCAAGCCAAAGGATATTGGCTCATGATAGATTATATCAGGCTCACAGGAGAGCGTCAAGGAAGGATTTTGGGCCCCGGGTGGGGCCGATGTGGGGCGTCCAGGGGCGGATGACGAAACGTTCAGGGACTGGGGAGGGCGAAGGGGAGGATTACCGGGTGGCCAGCCAGCGCTCAGGGAGCCTGGCCGGCCACCCCCAGCTCCTGGGCTATGCCCTGCATGGCTGTGAGCACCCGTTGGACGTGTTCGTCAAAGGGGACGCCCAGCTCTTCGATGTAGCGCAGGTTCTCCTCCCGGTCGATGGCCGCAGTGAAGGCCTTGTCCTTCCACTTCTTCTTGACCGACTTGAGCTTGACCTCCCGCAGATCCCGGCTGGGGCGCACGTAGGCACAGGCCAGGATCAGGCCCGTCAGTTCATCGCAAGCCAGCAGCGCCTTGTCCAGCAGGGAAGTGCGGGGCACGCCCAGGAAGGTGGCGTGGGCCTCCACCGCATGGATCAGCTCCTCGGGATAGTCTCGCTCCCGGAAGAGGCGCAGCGCGGTGCGCGGGTGGCCGTTGACCGTATCTTCCATGTCGGGAAAGCGCTCGTAGTCCAGGTCGTGGAGCAGGCCGGTGATACCCCACAGCTCTTCGTCCTCGCCGAAGTGGCGGGCGTAGGCCCGCAGCGCAGCCTCCACGGCCAGCATGTGGCGGCGCAGGTTTTCAGATTGCACCCATTCACAGAGCAGCGCGTAGGCTTCGTCTCGGGTGGGCAATGGCATGCGTCGATCCTTTCTGCTACAGCTTGTGTCAATCGCACGGCAGAAATGCGGCAGCAGTCCTCTGGTGGGGAGCCTGAGCGAATTTCTGGCGGGATTGAGCACGAAAAATTGAGTGCAAAAAAAGGGGTGTTGAGCTGAAGCCCAACACCCCCCATTGTACACCGTGTCACCCGGTTGAGCAACGGAATTACATCATGCCGCCCATGTCGCCGCCGGCCGGGGCCGCCTTCTCGGGCTCGGGAATGTCGGTCACCAGAGCCGAGGTGGTCAGGATCATGGCGGCGATGGAGCAGGCGTTCTCCACCGCGCTGCGGGTGACCTTGGCCGGGTCGATGATGCCGGCTTCCAGCATGTCCACGTAGTCGTTGGCGATGACGTCGTAACCGACGTTCAGCTTGCCCTCTTTGTGCAGGGCCCGCACCCGCTCGATGACCACGGGGCCGTCCAGGCCAGCATTCTGGGCGATCATGCGCATGGGCTCTTCCAGGGCCCGGCGCAGGATCTTCACACCGGTGGCGGCGTCACCGTCCAGCTCCACCTTGTCCAGGGCAGGGATGGCGTTGATCAGGGCCACGCCACCGCCGGGGACGATACCCTCTTCCACCGCAGCCCGGGTGGCGCTCAGGGCGTCCTCGACCCGGTGCTTCTTCTCCTTCAGCTCGGTCTCGGTGGCGGCACCAACCCGGATGATGGCCACACCACCGGCCAGCTTGGCCAGGCGCTCCTGCAGCTTCTCCCGGTCGTAGTCGCTGGTGCTGGCCTCGATCTCGGCCCGGATCTCCTCGATGCGGCCCTTGATGGCCTCGCTGGAGCCAGCGCCGTCCACGATGGTGGTGGTGTCCTTGGTGCTGACCACTTTGCCGGCCCGGCCCAGATCCTCCAGGCGGACGGAGTCCAGTTTGCGGCCCAGCTCTTCGCTGATGACCTGGCCACCCGTCAGGATGGCGATGTCCCGCAGCATGGCCTTGCGGCGATCACCGAAGCCAGGGGCCTTGATGGCCAGGGCGTTGACCATACCCCGCAGCTTGTTCAGCACCAGGGTGGCCAGGGCCTCGCCGTCCACGTCCTCGGCGATGACCACGATCTCCCGCTTGCCGATCTGGACCAGCTTCTCCAGGATAGGAACGATGTCCTGGGCGCTGCTGATCTTCTTGTCGGTGATCAGGATGTAGGGATCTTCGACCACGGCTTCCATGCGCTCGGAGTTGGTGACGAAGTAGGGGCTCAGGTAGCCGCGATCCAGCTGCATCCCTTCCACATACTCGGTCTCGAACTCCAGGCCCTTGCTCTCCTCGACGGTGATGACGCCGTCCTTGCCGACCTTGTCCATGACTTCGGCGATGAGGTCACCGATGACCTTGTCGGCGGCGGAGATGCTGGCCACCTGGGCGATGCTGGCCTTGCCGGAGACGGGGGTGGCCATGTCGCGGATGGCCTGGACGATGGCATCCCGGCCAGCCTCGATGCCCCGCTTGAGCAGCATGGGGTTGGCGCCGGCGGTGACGTTCTTCAGGCCCTCGGTGACGATGGCCTGGGCCAGGACGGTGGCGGTGGTGGTGCCGTCACCGGCCACGTCGTTGGTCTTGGTGGCTGCTTCTTTGAGCAGCTGGGCGCCCATGTTCTCGAAGGGATCTTCCAGCTCGATTTCCTTGGCGACGGTGACACCGTCGTGGGTCACGGTGGGGCTACCCCATTTTTTGTCCAATGCAACATTGCGGCCCTTGGGGCCCAGGGTGGTCTTCACGGCGTTGGCCAGTGCGTCCACACCCGCTTTCAGGCTTTTACGCGCTGCATCTTCGAAAATGATCTGCTTTGCCATTTTTTATTCTCCTCGAATGGACTGCGTTCTGTGCGAAAGCTGTTGCATCGAACTTACTTGTTGCCGTTCTCGACGATGGCCAGAACGTCGCTCTCCTTCAAAATCAGGTACTCTTCTCCCTGCAGTTTGATGCTGGTGCCCGCGTACTTGGCGTAGAGCACCGTGTCATCGACCTTGACATCCAGGGGAATGCGTTCCCCGTTTTCCTTGCGGGCGCCGGGGCCGGCGGCCACAACTTTGCCCTGCTGGGGCTTTTCCTTGGCAGTCTCGGGCAGGAAGATGCCGGTAGAAGTCTGCTCCGCCTCTTCGATGGGCTTGACAACCAGGCGGTCTCCCAACGGTCTGAGATTCATGGCTTTGATCCTCCTAGTGTGAATGTGGCATGCACCAGTAACCGAATTTGATAACGTCCGTCGACTTTGTTGGCGACTAAAACGGCGGCCGTTAGCACTCGGGTGACGAGAGTGCTAACGGCCCGTATCATAGCCCATTCAATTTTTCTGTGCAAATTGGTAGGGAAGTCAGATCGCTTTTTCACGACCCGGAGGATAAGAAAAATGCTAATGTTGTGTTAGAAGTTTGTTAGCTGGCCGCTGCCGGCCCGGTTTATGCCATGCGTTGCCCTTCCAGGGATTGAATATATTCAATCATCTCCTCTTCCTCCTGGACGTAGTCGGTCAGCTCAAAGGCGGCGTAGAGCTCCCGACTCTGCTGGAAGTACTCCAGGGCCTGTTCGGGCCGGCCCAGCTCCAGGGCCACATGGCCCAGGTTGTGGAGGGTAGCCGCCATATCCGTCCAGGCACCCCGCTGTTCGGAAAGGGCCAGGTCCAGCTCATACCAGTGGAGGGCCTGCTGGTAATCCCCCTGGGCGTAGGCCACGGAGCCCAGGTTGTTGTAGCAGGTGCTGATGCCGATGAGGTCGCGGATGCGCCGGAAGATCTGGAGCGCGTTTTGGTAGGCCTGTTGCGCCTCTGCCAGCCTATCCATGCCCTCCAGGGCCAGGCCCATGCTGTTGAACGCGCTGGCGGCCTGTTGTTCGTAGCCCAGACGCAGGGCAATGCGCAGGGCTTTGCGATATTCCCGCAGGGCATGTTCGTAGTCGTCCAGGCCGTAGTAGGCGCTGCCCAGGTTCATGTACGCTGTGGCCAGGCCATACTGGTCGCCCAGCTGGGCCACACAGTCAAAGGCCGCCCGGAAATAGCGCAAGGCCTGGCGCGGGTTGTCCAGGATGCGGTTGGAGGTACCCAGGTCGGTGTACGTGTAGGCTAACTCAGTCAGCAGATCCCGGGAGTCAAAGATGGCGGCCGCGCGGGAGAGCCAGTGGACGGCCTGTTCCACCTGGCCGGTGAAGAAGAGCTGGCGGCCCAGGTTCAGTTGAATCCAGGCGTAGTCTCGCAGATCCGTCAGGGCCAGGGAGGCCAGGGCGCCGGCCGCCAGCCAGCGCTGGATGCCGGGCGGATGGCGCCAGAAGGCGTAGTGGGCCAGGGCCAGGGCATAGGCACGGGCCAGACGCAGGTCGTCTTTGACTGCCTGGACTTCCGGCGGCAGCTGGATCCCCTCCTGGTCCACCACGGGATCGGTGATGAAGTGGATGGGTTCATCCTGCCAGAGGCGCTGCATGCGGGCCGCGCACCAGTCTGCCCCTTTGTAGATGTTGCCCCATTCCACGTCCACCTCGGGCCAGCGCTCCAGGGGGAGGTACTGGTAGCGTTCGGCCAGGGCCACGTAGTAGCGGGCATGGCGCCGTTCCCAGTCCTCGCCCAACATGACCGCGTTCTGCTCCATGTAGCTGCGCACCACCGGGTGCATCACCACCCGCTGCTCGTACGGGTCCAGATCCAGCAACGCCCGTTCGGTCAGCGCGTGCAAGGTCTGTTGGAGCTCGGCCGGCGTGCCCAAATCCGCCCAGAAGAGTTCGCCCAGGGCGGCCAGGGAGGCGCCGCCCGCAGCGCTGACCAGGCGATCCAGCAGGGGGCCGGCCTGGGGCTGGATGGCGGCGAAGTTCTCCACGGCAAAGGCTGCCACCGCCTCCGTGTGCAGCACGCCCTCGGGATCGGCCATGTCCTGGAAGATGAAACCCAGCTCCTCCCAGGAAAAATCCAGCATGAGGCCCCAGATGAGCCGCAGCATGAAGGGTTGGCCGGTCGTCAGGTGCCAGAGCTCTTCCACATGGGCCAGGGCTTCTTCTCGCACCGGCTCCGGCGCACGCGCCTGGATCAGCTGGGGAAGCTCGTCCAGGATCAGGCCCTCCAGGTGGATGTGCTGGAACTGGACCAGTTCGGCGATGGCGGGGCTGAAATCTCGGTCGATGAAGAGGACTCGGGAGTGGCCGCCGGCTTCGTGCAGGTGGCCGATGATGTCCACCAGGGTGTTCAGCTCCTCCGGCAGGGCGCCGGACAGCTCGTCCAGGATCAGAAGGCGTCGCCGCCGGTAGAGCTGCTCCAGGATGCTGATGCCCCACCGCTCTTCGCTGATGCGGGTGAGGGTCGTGCCGAAGACGGTGTCCATGGTGCGGACGATGTCGTAGAGCCGGAAGCGGTGTGCCCCGGCTGCCCCCACCCGAACGATGCCGTCGGAGAAAACCCGGGCAAAGCTCCAGGCGGCTGCGGTGGCCAGGGTGCTCTTGCCCATGCCCCGTTCACCGCTGATGGCAATGGCCGGCAGGTCGTCCCCCCCGATCATCCATTCATGGAGCTGACGCAGCTGGGCCCGCCGCCCGCTGAAGCCGGTCAGGCGATAGAGGCCCAGATTGTGGTAGCTTTTGGAGGTGTCGTTCAAACTGTCGGCCATAGTACCATGGACTTTTGCCACAACTCCCTTATTCGGTCAAATCATCGGTCAAATCAACAGGCAAGGATAGTCGCTGGTGGCGGCAATTTCATAGAAAAGGGCTTCGGACAGGGCCTGGCCGCCGCTGACCCGTCCCAGATGGCGGTTCTCCTGGGAAGTGTCGATCAGGATCAGGTCCGGGCGGATGCGTCGGGCCAGGGTGTTGATGTTGGCCTGGGTGACCACCTCCACGTGGTCCACCTGGCCGATCACACCCTCCTCCACCGCCTTGGGCCTCGGCGTGGGATCGCTGACGATGACCTCGATGTCGGCGTTTTTTTGGAGCTGGCGCAGGGCCTCCGTTCCTTTGGTGCCCGCGCCGATGAGCCATATCCGCATGGGTGTTCTCCAGATGATGAACAGACAGCCCAGTACACGACGACATAAACGGGCCAGCGATTCTGGGATACATGATGCGTAGGACGTGGTACGCGACATCCCCGTCGATGGCTGGCACGTTGATTGATGTGTCACGCACCATGTCCCACAGGCCATTGGATTCCTGGGCAAATCTTTGCCTCACGGGGTTAGATCCACCCCACCACGCTGAGCCCGTAGAAAAAGGCGATGACCACCAGGGCCGAGGGCAGGCCCACGGCCAGGCCGGCCCGGATCATGTCCTTGCGCTCCACGGCCCCGGTGACGGCCACCAGGGTCATGCGGGCCGAGGCGCTGGGCAGCATGTAGGCCAGCGCCAGGGAGATGATGGTCGGCAACAGGAGGCGAGGCGGCGAGATGCCGCTGGCCTGGGCCAGGGTGATCAACACCGGGGCCAAAATGGCGCCCAGGGTAACGTTGTTCATAAACTGGGTCAGGCTGAAGCCCAGCATGACCAGGATCACCAGGATGACGCCATAGGGCAAGCCTTCCAGGGCCGGGGCCAGTTGGGCTGCAAACCAGGCGCTGGCCCCGGTCTTGTCCAGGGCATCCCCCAGGGTGAGCCCGGCCCCGATGACGAAGAAGACGCCCCAGTTGACCC
This genomic interval carries:
- the infA gene encoding translation initiation factor IF-1 — its product is MAEETIVLEGKVVDTLPNAMFRVELENGHTVLAYLSGKMRKYYIRVLLGDRVKVEMSPYDLTKGRITYRYRN
- a CDS encoding 30S ribosomal protein S1, with the translated sequence MSDSEQFNSEAQGAGDTHQAQEPSNTNNLDLAEFERYLEEELDFDLPGRGDLRQGVIVEIRPSELLVNVGSKRDGVVPQSDLARLDPAFVKSLREGQTIDVVVSRQPDDDGIFLLSIADALQQKDWLLAQELLESGEITVHKVVGYNKGGLTVEFNHLRGFVPASHIVNMPRNLNEEQRRAELEKHIGRELRLKVIEVERRRRRLVMSESLAERELQSQRREELFRTVQVGDIIEGEVRSMRPFGAFVDIGGADGLLHVSEIGWAQVSHPRDVLEVGQKIQVQVIRMDPENQRIALSRKRLLPNPWDTVEERYHPGDIVPATITRVVDFGAFAQLEPGIEGLIHISELADITVAEPLKTVQVGDKVHVKVLRVDRRRQRVGLSIRQVLYREEGEGSETSSNDGTAHR
- a CDS encoding HD domain-containing protein; amino-acid sequence: MPLPTRDEAYALLCEWVQSENLRRHMLAVEAALRAYARHFGEDEELWGITGLLHDLDYERFPDMEDTVNGHPRTALRLFRERDYPEELIHAVEAHATFLGVPRTSLLDKALLACDELTGLILACAYVRPSRDLREVKLKSVKKKWKDKAFTAAIDREENLRYIEELGVPFDEHVQRVLTAMQGIAQELGVAGQAP
- a CDS encoding NUDIX hydrolase, which produces MAQIRYEAAGGIVIQDGCMLLLDRPSRNEVRLPKGHIEPGESPAEAALRETREETGYGQLEIWDDLGCQQVEFDYRGNHYLRTEYYFLMGLAGPDRVPRPPDDQADFTPIWVPLEEAVARLTFDSEKAMAERAIAAYRRRQTNSSAA
- a CDS encoding metal-dependent transcriptional regulator, translated to MQTFCGLTTDGMLDYLAAIYRLSQDTEKVTTSALAETMSVSPAAASSMLKRLQDSGFVERSNTDGITLTEQGRLAALQLIRRHRLLEVFLIKVMGFTWDQVDVEAHRLEHAISAAFEDRMDRLCGYPTHCPHGDPIPRKDGTMPEEHLISLTEMEPGQLGVLRRVGIKNASVLRYLSQLTLTPGRVVKVVEIAPFNGPVTLELASPHNGNGEDSGGQRPTQILGRELAEQLFVIPQPAPQAEPDATPAPTSL
- the groES gene encoding co-chaperone GroES, with product MNLRPLGDRLVVKPIEEAEQTSTGIFLPETAKEKPQQGKVVAAGPGARKENGERIPLDVKVDDTVLYAKYAGTSIKLQGEEYLILKESDVLAIVENGNK
- a CDS encoding tetratricopeptide repeat protein, which gives rise to MADSLNDTSKSYHNLGLYRLTGFSGRRAQLRQLHEWMIGGDDLPAIAISGERGMGKSTLATAAAWSFARVFSDGIVRVGAAGAHRFRLYDIVRTMDTVFGTTLTRISEERWGISILEQLYRRRRLLILDELSGALPEELNTLVDIIGHLHEAGGHSRVLFIDRDFSPAIAELVQFQHIHLEGLILDELPQLIQARAPEPVREEALAHVEELWHLTTGQPFMLRLIWGLMLDFSWEELGFIFQDMADPEGVLHTEAVAAFAVENFAAIQPQAGPLLDRLVSAAGGASLAALGELFWADLGTPAELQQTLHALTERALLDLDPYEQRVVMHPVVRSYMEQNAVMLGEDWERRHARYYVALAERYQYLPLERWPEVDVEWGNIYKGADWCAARMQRLWQDEPIHFITDPVVDQEGIQLPPEVQAVKDDLRLARAYALALAHYAFWRHPPGIQRWLAAGALASLALTDLRDYAWIQLNLGRQLFFTGQVEQAVHWLSRAAAIFDSRDLLTELAYTYTDLGTSNRILDNPRQALRYFRAAFDCVAQLGDQYGLATAYMNLGSAYYGLDDYEHALREYRKALRIALRLGYEQQAASAFNSMGLALEGMDRLAEAQQAYQNALQIFRRIRDLIGISTCYNNLGSVAYAQGDYQQALHWYELDLALSEQRGAWTDMAATLHNLGHVALELGRPEQALEYFQQSRELYAAFELTDYVQEEEEMIEYIQSLEGQRMA
- the rpsU gene encoding 30S ribosomal protein S21 — its product is MIPISVELRPGESQESLLKRFRKAVAEARILPIVRQKRWFTSKSEIKRIKRQKAIRKAQRAARRAGNA
- the groL gene encoding chaperonin GroEL (60 kDa chaperone family; promotes refolding of misfolded polypeptides especially under stressful conditions; forms two stacked rings of heptamers to form a barrel-shaped 14mer; ends can be capped by GroES; misfolded proteins enter the barrel where they are refolded when GroES binds); translated protein: MAKQIIFEDAARKSLKAGVDALANAVKTTLGPKGRNVALDKKWGSPTVTHDGVTVAKEIELEDPFENMGAQLLKEAATKTNDVAGDGTTTATVLAQAIVTEGLKNVTAGANPMLLKRGIEAGRDAIVQAIRDMATPVSGKASIAQVASISAADKVIGDLIAEVMDKVGKDGVITVEESKGLEFETEYVEGMQLDRGYLSPYFVTNSERMEAVVEDPYILITDKKISSAQDIVPILEKLVQIGKREIVVIAEDVDGEALATLVLNKLRGMVNALAIKAPGFGDRRKAMLRDIAILTGGQVISEELGRKLDSVRLEDLGRAGKVVSTKDTTTIVDGAGSSEAIKGRIEEIRAEIEASTSDYDREKLQERLAKLAGGVAIIRVGAATETELKEKKHRVEDALSATRAAVEEGIVPGGGVALINAIPALDKVELDGDAATGVKILRRALEEPMRMIAQNAGLDGPVVIERVRALHKEGKLNVGYDVIANDYVDMLEAGIIDPAKVTRSAVENACSIAAMILTTSALVTDIPEPEKAAPAGGDMGGMM